Part of the Virgibacillus necropolis genome, TGTATCCTAATAAATCAAACAGTCCAATTCGCGAAGCTCGCCCAGCTACAATTTCCGCACGACCTCCTGAGATCAAATCAAGGGTCGCAAAATTTTCATACACACGAACTGGATCTGAGGTGCTAATGATCGTTGACGAGCTTGCGATTTTTATATTTTCTGTTGCCTGTGCAATTGCAGACAGAACAACAGCGTGGGCTTGCGTTGCAAAATATTCCTGATGACTCTCCCCTACACTAAAAAAATCGATACCAGCCTGATCAGCTAGCTTCGCATATTCAATCAGTTCATGAATGCGTTGTTTTGCTGAAATTCTTTCGCCTGTTAACGGATTTGGTAAGTGGTCACCTAGTGTATAAATGCCAAATTCCATTCCTTTGCTTGGATCTATTCTATATTTTTCCATTCGTTTTTTCACCATTCTTTCCATTACATGTTTACAATGCTATTATAGAACATATGAATCATTTAGATGAGTACGCACTTTTAGGTGGTATAGTATACAAAAAGATACTAAGGAGGAATTAGGATGGAAAAAGTACCAGAAGAATGCCGGGTCGAGGATGCGTTAGGTATTTTAGTCGGAAAATGGAAACCGGTAATTTTGTTACATTTAATGCAGAACGGCACGAAACGATTTAGTGAACTTAAACGTAGCTTACCCGGAATCACACAGAAGATGTTAACCAAACAATTGCGGGAACTAGAGGGTGAAGACATTGTTAGACGCGTGGTATACCCACAGGTTCCGCCTAAAGTAGAGTATTCTATTACTGAATACGGCATGGGCTTGGAACCAATTTTAGAAGCCATCCACGAATGGGGAACAAAACATACAGTCCATAAGATGGAGAAAAGAAAGCAAGCGAGTCTGTAAAAAAGGATGTTCAAAAAGGCACTACATGATAAACAAGGAATGAGCATAATTAAAAAGACTGTCAACCAGTTTTACTGATGACAGCCCGTTGTAATCTTAAAATTAATAAGGATCTGCTTCGTGGCTTTTCTTTACAGCATCCTTGGTTGCTTCATTTTCAGCCATCGAACCTTCACCATATTTCGATATGCCTGCATCACGGCCAGGGACCTTATTTTCGGTCTTATCTTCTTGCAATTGTTTCATTTTCTGTTCGATACCTTCCTTGACAAGGCGGCCATAGTCTTCATCGGCTTGGGAGAAGTGCCCAATCATTGCATCTTGAATTCGTTTGTCACATATCGCAAGCGCTCCAGAAAGGTTTTCAATCAATTCGTCACGCTCCCAATCTTCAAAGCTGCGATATGTATCTCCAGCTTGA contains:
- a CDS encoding winged helix-turn-helix transcriptional regulator, translating into MEKVPEECRVEDALGILVGKWKPVILLHLMQNGTKRFSELKRSLPGITQKMLTKQLRELEGEDIVRRVVYPQVPPKVEYSITEYGMGLEPILEAIHEWGTKHTVHKMEKRKQASL